In Amycolatopsis sp. FBCC-B4732, the genomic stretch ACCTGCGCCGCTCGGCGGCGGGCTTCGCCGCGACCGAACCGGTGCGGCTGGGCTACGTCAACTGGCGGCCCGCCGACCTGCTCGACCGCGTGGCCGGGGTGGCGCAGCTGCACGTCGACACGTGGGTGCTGCCTTCGCACGCCCAGCTGCGCCGCGTCGCCGACGGCAGCATCGACCTGGCCATCAGCTGGGCCCGCGCGGCCGACCTGGCCGAGCACGACCTCGAAGGCGTGCTGATCGGCGCGGACCGCCTGCACGCCATCGGCACCGGCACCGCCCCGGTCACCGCGGCGGACACGGTCGTGCTGGTCGACGCGGACACGGCGAGCTGGGCGTCCTGGAACGTCTTCGCCGAGGAGTTCGCGGGCGCGACGGGCGCGAAGGTGGTCCGCACCCACGACGGCGGCATCACCGGCCCGGCGTTCTTCGACCACGTCCGCAAGCTGGGCCGCCCGGTGCTGAACTCCCCCAAGGGCCAGACGGCCCCGGTCCCCCCGGACCTCGCCCGCCGTCCGGTGGTGGACCCGGCCCCGTTCTGGACGTGGTCCCTGGTTTCCCGCCGCGACGAGAGCAGCGCGGCGGTCCGCGGCGCGATCGCGGCCCTCACCCGGGACGTCGGCTCGCTGGGGCTGGACACCGGGAACGTCTGGCTGCCGGCGGACGACCCGCACACCGTGGCGGGTTAGGCGGCGCGAAAAACCGGTGGAGCCGCGCCGCCTGGCTCCTCGCGCGCCGCACCACGAAGCTCACCGTCCTGAAGCGGGTGCACGTCGGCGCCGGCCGGCCCGGATTGCCGGACCGGTTGCCCCGGCAGGTGCGGGCTTTCCCGCGGCGAGGCCGCGGTGAACGTGGTCCCGCTCCCGCTCAGCGGAGGTCTGAGGGGGGTCGACCTGCGAGCGGAAGCGGAAGTTTTCGGGGCAGGACGTGAGCTCCGGGGCCCACTCCGCACCTACACCCCTTACAACGCACGGCCCCGGCCGGTGTTCCGGCCGGGGCACGTGACGTCCGTCGCTCAGCCGCAGGCGACCCCGTTCACCGTGAACGCCCGCGGGTTCGCGTTGCTCCCGCTGTAGCTCCCGTTGAACCCGATCGCCACCGACCGGCCCGGGGCCACCGAACCGTTCCACGGCAACGACGTCGCACTCACGTCCGCGCCCGACTGCGACCACGTCGCCGACCAGCCCTGCGTCACCTTCTGGTTGCCGGAGAAGGGGAACTTCAGCGTCCACGACGGCCACGCCGTGGTGCCGGTGTTGGTCAGGGTGACCGTCGCCGTGAAGCCGCCGTTCCAGGTGTTGGCCGCGTAGGTGACCGCGCAGCCGCCCGCCGCGAGCGTCGTGAAGCGCGCCGACGGCGAATCCGCCGAGTTCGCGCCGGCTCCGTTGCGGGCCACGACGACCAGCGTGTACGCGGTCGACGGCGTCAGCCCGGTCAGCGTCGCGCTCGTCCCGGCGACGGTCGCGAGCACCTTGCGGGACGAGCCGGTCACGCCGACGACGTCGTAGCCCGCCACGCCGCTTTCCGGATCGGCCGCCGCCGGCCACGTCACCGTCGCGCCGGTCGCCGAAACCGCCGACACGGCAGGCGTGCCCGGTGCGCTCGGCGCGGTCGTGTCCGCGCCCGACGGCGACTTCTCCGCCGTCCAGTTGGTCAGCCACGCCAGCGCGGAGTTCCAGTTGATCGCGACCTCGTTCACCGAGTACGCCTGGATGTCGTCGACGAAGCAGCGCTGCGGCGGGCAGCCGGCGAGCAGGCGGGCCGCGGTCGGGTCCTGCAGACCGCTGTTCGGGCCCCCGGACAACGCGCCGGGCGGGGCGGTCGGCAGCGACGCGTCCAGTTCGTGCGCCCAGAACCGGTGGTGCACGTTGCGCACCGGCTGGTCGCCGTGGCCGGAGACGTAGGAGTAGTTCGCGGGGTTGCGGCCCAGCAGGTAGTCCAGCGCCGCGAACGCGCCGTCGCGGTACTTGTCCTGCTTGGTGAAGTCGTACGCCAGCGCGAGCACGACGCCGTTGTTCGCGACCAGGCCGTTGGATCCCCACTCGTAGGTGCCGTCGGCGGTGCGGTACGGCGCCGGGTAGCCCATGCCGGAGAGCTGAGCCAGGTGGCTGTCCGCGGTGGTGGTGATCGCCGTCTTGATCGCCGAGACGTCCGCCGCGGGCAGGTCGGTGGGCACCAGGGCCAGCGTGATGTCGCCGAGCGCGCCCGTGGAGGCCCAGTCGAAGCCGTGCGTGGTGAAGCTCGCGCCGCGGTAGAGCGCGGAGCCCGTGACGTCCCCGCGGTAGGCGCTCTTGCCCGTGGTGGCGAACAGTTCCGCGGCCGCCCAGTAGAACTCGTCGGTCACGGTGCTGTCGCTGTAGGTACCACCGCCGGTCCCGTCGTTCGGGTCGGCGAGCTTGTTCGGGTTCGCTTTGGCTGCCGCGTAAGCCTTTTCGGCCGCGGCGAGCAGTTTCGCCGAGTACGCCGGGTCGACGGTCCGCCACAGCCGGGACGCCTGCGCGGCGACCGCGGCCATGTTCAGCGTCGCCGCGGTGCTCGGCGGGGAGAGCCGGCGCGGCTGGCTGTCCTGGTCGGGCCGCGTCGGCAGGGACGTCCACTGCGCGTCGTGGATCTTGTGGTGCACCATGCCCGCGTCCGGGGCGCCGTCCGGCACCTGCATCTCGAGCAGGAAGTCGACCTCCCAGCGGGCCTCGTCCAGGATGTCGGGCACGCCGTTGGCGCGTTCCGGGATGGCGAGCTTGCCGTCGCCCAGCGCGCTCGCGTCACCCACGCGCAGCGCCCGCTCGTACTCGTCGAGCAGCTCCCACGCGGCGATCCCGCCGTTGACGACGTACTTGCCGTGGTCGCCCGCGTCGTACCAGCCGCCGCGGACGTCGAGGGTGTAGCCGCAGTTCAGGTCCGAGCGGCAGGGCACGCGGTCGTCGCCCTGGTTCGGCGCCACGTTGACGTGCCCCGCGGGGCGCGCGTAGCCGGCGCCGACGTACTGGGCCTCGATCGGGATCCCGCTGCGCTGGTGGTAGAAGAACGCGAGCGAGTCGTACCGCAGCTGCTTGAGCCCGTTCGCGGCGATGGCGAACGGGAAGCTGGTCTCCGCGCCGACGGTCAGGGTGTAGCCGGTGCCTTCGGTTTCGTAGGCGGAGAAGTCGATCTCGTGCACCTTTTCCCCGGACGCGGCGTCCGCGCCGCGCGGCCGGGTCTGCCCGGTGGCCACGGCGGTCCCGGCGGAGTTCTTCAGCGTCCACGTCAGCGGCGTGGTCGCGTCGCTGATCACGGTGGCCCGTTTGGGCAGGCCGGGTACGTAGCTTTCCTGGTTCACCCGGACGCCGCTGGTCGGCGGGAGGCCGCCGGGTGGGACGACGCCGCCGACGAGTGAGATGTTGTCGAGGCAGACGGTGTTGCCGGTGGCCTGGCCGCCGAACCAGAACGCCAGCTGGCCGTTGCCGGCCGCCGGGAAGTCCAAAGTGGACGTGAAGGTGACGGTGAAGTGCTGCTTCGCCGGCGTGACCGTCAGGTCTTCGCGCGAAATCTGCCGGTACGGCGAAACGGCTTCCCCGGCGACGGCGGAGATCTGCTGGGTGGTCGTCGCGTGCGCGTCGAAGTTCAGGGTGTACTGCTGCCCGGCCTCGAACGGCACGCCGTTCTGGCCGGACAGCGCGTCGTAGCCGTTGGCCGTGCCGCCGGTGACGGCGGTGCAGAACTCCCCGCCGGTGACCCGGGCGGTCGTGCCCGAGCCGGCCCACCAGGGGTCGGCGGTGCCGCTTTCGAAGGTGCCGTTGAGCAACCGCTCGTAGTCCGCGGCCGACGCGGGCACGGCGCCCGCCGTCAGCCCCAGCGTCGCGGCGGCCAGTACCGCCGTCATTACCGTCCTCGCCCGCATTCGCCCTCTCCTCGTCGTCGAGTTTGGGAGCGCTCCCAGCGGGAGGACTCTAGCCACCGCGACGCACCCTTGGCAATCACCCGGCGACCGACCGCGACGGGCCCAGTTCGAAAATTGATCACGGTCACCCCCTTTGCCTCGCGGTTCCGCTGTGGTTTCATCGGATTCGATTCATGCTGAGAGCGCTCCCAGAGCACCGTCCACCGGGAGCGCGCCACGACGAAGTGGAGGCGGCACGATGAAGCTCAAGCACGCCCTTTCCGCGGTCCTGCTGACCGCGGCCGGGCTGGTGGCACCGCTCGCCGGCGCCCCGGCCGCGCACGCGGACACGCTGATCTGCGACCAGTACGGCTCGACGACGATCGGCGGCCGGTACGTCGTCATGAACAACCGCTGGGGCAGCAGCGCGACCCAGTGCATCAACGTCACCGGCAGCGGGTTCCGGATCCAGACCCAGCAGGGTTACACCAGCGGTGGCGCGCCGCTGTCCTACCCCGCCGTCTACGCCGGGTGCCACTACGGCAACTGCTCCCCCGGCACGAACCTGCCCCGCCAGCTCAGCCGGATCGGCAGCGCGCCCTCGTCGATCTCCTACACCTACGCCGGCGGCACCTTCGACGCCTCATACGACATCTGGATGGACCCGACCGCGAAGACCAACGGGGTCAACCAGATGGAGCTGATGATCTGGTTCAACCGCACCGGCAACGTGCAGCCGGTCGGCGGGAAGGTCGGCACCACCAGCATCGGCGGCCGGGGCTGGGACGTCTGGCAGGGCAACAACGGCGGCAACGACGTGGTGTCCTACGTGGCCCAGTCCACGATCTCGAGCTGGTCGTTCAACGTCCTGGACTTCGTCAACGACGTCGACGCCCGCACGCGCGTGGACCGCTCCTGGTACCTGACCAGCATCCAGGCCGGCTTCGAGCCGTGGAGCGGCGGCGTCGGCCTCGCCGTGAACTCCTTCTCCGCGTCGGTGAACTAGCGGATCGGGTCTGCCGACCCCTCCCGGGCGGCAGACCCGACCCACCGGTGGCTCAGCCGCAGCCGGCCACCATCGGCGTTCCGGACCCCGTGGCCTGGAAGCCGAACTCCGTGCACTGCCCGGCCGCGACGTGACCGCGCCGCGTTGCGGGCGTCCAGCACGCCTGAGCGATGTCCAGCTCGGTGAGCCGCACGTCGACGCCGAGCGCGGCGAAGTTCGTGAGCGTCGTCTGGAAGCTGCCCGGCGGACCGCCGCTGCCGAAGTGGGGTTGGAAACCGACGCGGTCGATCGGGATGCCGCGGGACTTGAAGTCCTGCACCATCCGGTAGGCGCCCTGGGTCTTGGCGGCCGGCCAGTCCTCGATGTTGTGGTCGTTGGAGCAGAGTTTCGCGCTCGCGTCGGCGGCGCGGGCGGTCCGGAAGGCGACCTCGATCCCGTCGTCGCCGGTCCGTTGCAGGTTGGAGTCGCGGCGGCCGCCGGAACCGCCGTCGGCGAAGGCTTCGTGCACCACGTCCCACGCGTGGATCTCGCCGCGGTAGTGGCCGGCGATCCGGTCGGCGTCGGCGAAGCCGAACTGGGCTTGCGAGGGCTGGGTGGCGGCCGTCTTCATCTCGTTCTCCGGCGTCACCATGGAGAACTCACAGTCCAGAATAGACACGACGTAACTCGTGTCGGAGAGCTTGCGGCGGCGCCGAAGTAACGCCCGCTCTGCGCGGCGGACGCACCGAGCGTGGTGGCCGCGAGCGCGGCGCGAAGTGCGGGAAGTCTCATGGTCAGACGCTTTCGGGGGTCGGGTGCTCCGGGCGTGCTCGATCGACCGGCCCGTCCCGTCAGGAGTACCGCCGCGTACTCCTGAGAGCGCTCCCAGGCCGGCGCGCAGACAAACGGTAGCCAGGCGGACCGGCTCCGTCAATCGGCAACCAAGCCGCCGAGCACAGTCACCCGGCAGCCAGGCGGACCGGCTCCGTCAATCGGCAACCAAGCCACCGGCCACAGTCACCCGGCAGCCAGGCGGACCGGCTCCGTCAATCGGCAACCAAGCCACCGGCCACAGTCACCCGGCAGCCAGGCGGTCCAGGTCCGTCGATCGGCAACCAGCCGCCGAGCCTCAGGAGCCGGCGAGCCCGCCGATCAGCAGGTCGACGATCCGGCCGGCCAGCTCCCGGAGCTCCGCGGGGTCCTGCCCGGGGATCCGGTGGTACCAGGTGTCGATCGCGTTGAGGTTGCTGAGCAGGGTGCGGGTGGCGAGGGCGGCGTCGACCTCCCGCAAGGAGCCGTCGGCGATGCCGTCCGCGACCACGCCGCGGAAGAGCTGCTCGTACGCGCCCCGCAACCCGTTCAGCTCCTGGAGCGTGTCGCGCTGGCGGGGCTTGAGCGCGGTCGCCACCTGGCCGCGCACCGCTTGGTGCACGACGTGGTGGTACGCCAGGTCCTCCATCAGGTTCACCGCGTGCGCCACCGCCATGGCGACGAGCCGCTCGCGGCCCGTGCCGTCTCCCTCGGCGTGGTGCCCGACGCGGTCGCGGACGCGGCCCATGGCCTCCTCGTACACCGCGAGGAAGATGTCGAACTTCGAGCGGAAGTGGTAGTACACCAGGCCTTTGGTGGCGCCCACCTCGCGTGCGATGTCGTCGATCGTGGCGTTGGCGAACCCGTGCGCCATGAACGCCTCGGCCGCGGCGTCGAGGATCCTCCGCCGCGCACCGGGCTCGAGGTCCGGGCTCGCACTCACTGTCGTTCCTCCTCGCCTGCGATCGGCTCATCGTCTCACGACCGCCGGGCGGCCCTTGACGGCGACCCGACTCATCCTTACCGTGATACTCCGTAGTATTGCAGGTCAGACGCGACTGTGCACCTATCAGAGAATGCACCCGAAGGGCGTCCGATGACGAACGCACGAGACCTCCTGCACGAACTCGCCACCAAGAAGGCCGTCACCCGGCTGCTGCCGGTGCTCGGCATCGCCTACTTCATGTCGTACGTCGACCGCACGAACGTCGCGCTCGCCAAAACGGCGCTCGCGGCGGACGTCGGCATCAGCGCGGCCGCGTACGGGCTCGGCGCCGGCCTGTTCTTCGTGAGCTACGCGCTGCTCGAAGTGCCGAGCAACCTGGTCCTCTACCGCGTCGGCGCCCGCGCGTGGATCACGCGCATCGCCGTCTCGTGGGGCGCGGTGTCGGCCGCGATGGTGTTCGTGGCGAACGACGTGTCCTTCTACGTCCTGCGGCTGCTGCTCGGCGCCGCGGAGGCCGGCCTGTTCCCGGCGATGATGTTCATGGTCACGCAGTGGTTCTCGCAGAAGCACCGGGTGACGATCGTCGGGCTGATCTACACCGCGCCCTGCATCGCGGTCGTCATCGGCTCCCCCGTCGGCGGCGCGCTGATGGAGCTGCACGGCGTCGCCGGGCTGCGCGGCTGGCAGTGGATGTTCCTGGTGGAGGGCCTGGTGACGATGGTCATCGGCGCCGTCGTCTGGATCGCGCTGCCCAGCCGCCCCAGCGACGCGAAGTGGCTCACCGCGGACGAAGCCGCCGTGCTGACCGAACGCGCCGCGGGCCACGCCAAGGCGTCGCCGACCAAGCTGCGCGGCAGCCTGCGCCTCGCCTTCGGCCGCCCGACCGTGCTGCTGCTCGGCGCCATCTACCTGATCAACCAGTCGATCGGCGGCGGCATCGGCTTCAACTTCCCGGCCTACATCCAGTCCCTCGGCCTGGACAGCCCGTTCCTGATCGGGCTGGTGGCGGGCAGCGGCGGGATCTCGGCACTGGCCGGCGTGCTGTTCTTCCCGTGGTTCAAGCGCCGCCACGGCCACGAAGTCGCGCTCATCGGCGTGTGCGCGGGCGCGGTGCTGCTGGTGCTGCTGGGCTTCCTCCTCTCGCGCAATCCCGTGTGGAGCGTGAGCCTGCTGTTCATCTCGAACTTCTTCGCCTTCGGCACGCTCCCGCTGTTCTGGTCGGTCGCGATGGCGCGCCTGTCCGGGCTGGTGGCCGCGGCCGGGCTGGCGTTCATCAACACGCTCGGGATCACCGGCGGGTTCATCGGCCCGTACGTCTACGGCCTGATCGAGAGCAGCACGGACAGCCTCGTCGCCCCGTACTACGTCTTCGCCGCGGCGGCCGTGGTCGCCCTCGCGCTGGTCCCGCTGCTGGCGGCCGCGATCCGCCGCGACGCGGCCCGTGACCTGGCGCCGGTACCGAGCGCGGAACAGCCGGTCCGATGAGGATCGCGCTGGTCGTGGCGCTCCTGGCCGGGCTGATGGTGGCGCCGGCCGCGACCGCCGGGCCGCTCCGGTACGTGGCGCTCGGCGACTCCTCGGCCGCCGGCCCGGGGATCCCGGTGCAGATCGACGCGACCTGCCTGCGCTCCGACCACGACTGGCCGCACGTCCTGGCGGCCCGGCTCGGCGCGGCGCTCACGGACGTCACCTGCTCCGGCGCGACCACCGCCGACCTCACCGGGCGGCAGGCGGGGGTGGTCGCGCCGCAGTTCGCCGCGCTGCGGCGCGACACGGCCCTGGTGACGCTGGCGATCGGCGCCAACGACATCGCACTCGGGTCGGCGTTCGTGACGTGCGCGAGCCCGGACGCGCCGGTCTCGCCGTCGTGCGAGGAGCAGTACGCCACGGTGTTCCCCGCGCGGATCGCCGCCACCGCCCCGAAGATCGCGGCCGCGCTCGAGGAGATCCACCGCCGGTCCCCGGCGGCGCGCGTGGTCGTGACCGGCTACCTGACGTACTGGCGCCCGGGCGGCTGCTACCCGGCCGACCCGTTCACCGCCGCCGACGCCGGGTTCATCCAGGCGACGTTCGACCGCCTGATGACCATGCTCGCCGACCAGTCCCGGCGGCACGGTGCGTCCTATGTGGACATCCGGGAGCCGAGCGCCCGGCACGGCCTGTGCGCCGGACCCGCCGGGCGCTGGCTGGAAGGCGCGGTCCCGGCCTCGCCGGCCTACCCGTACCACCCGAACGCGGCGGGCATGGCGGCCGCCGCGGGGATCATCGGCGCCCGGCTCGGCTCGCCTTCCGGAACTCGCGGTTGAGGGCCGAGATGCTCGCGAACGGGATCCCCTTCGGGCAGGACGCCACGCACTCCCCCGTGTTGGTGCAGCCGCCGAAGCCCTCGGCGTCCATCGCGTCGACCATGTCCAGCACCCGCTGGCCGCGTTCCGGCTGTCCCTGCGGCAGCAGCGAAAGGTGCGTCACCTTGGCCGCGGTGAAGAGGGTGGCGGAGCCGTTCGGGCAGGCCGCCACGCAGGCACCGCAGCCGATGCAGGTCGCGTTGTCGAAGGCCAGGTCCGCGTCCGGCTTGGGCACCGGGGTCGCGTGGGCGTCCGGGGCGCTGCCGGTGGGAGCGCTGACGTAGCCGCCCGCCTGGACGATCCGGTCGAGCGCCGACCGGTCCACGACCAGGTCCTTGATGATCGGGAACCCCTTGGCGCGCCACGGTTCGACGTCGACGACCTCGCCGTCGGAGAACGAGCGCAGGTGCAGCTGGCACGCCGTCGTGCGCTCGGGTCCGTGGGCCTGCCCGTTGATGACGACGCCGCAGGAGCCGCAGATGCCTTCGCGGCAGTCGTGGTCGAAGGCGACCGGTTCTTCGCCGGCGGCGATCAGTTCCTGGTTGAGCACGTCCAGCAGCTCGAGGAAGGACATGTCCGGGCTGACCCCGTCGACCGGGTAGGGAACCAGCCTGCCCTCGGTCGCCGGGCCGGTCTGCCGCCAGATGCGGACGGTGAGTTTCACGTGTAGCTCCGCTGGGTCGGGTGGACGTGGTCGAAGACGAGTTCTTCGCGGTGCAGCACGGGTTTCTCGCCGTACTCCCACGCGGCGACGTACGCGAAGTTCTCGTCGTCGCGCTCCGCTTCGCCGTCCGGGGTCTGGTGTTCTTCGCGGAAGTGGCCGCCGCACGACTCTTCGCGGGCGAGCGCGTCCACCAGCAGCAGTTCGGCCAGTTCGAGGAAGTCGGCGACCCGGTTCGCCTTTTCCAGCTCCTGGTTGAGTTCCGCGCCGCGGCCGGGGATGCGGACGTCGCGCCAGAACTCGGCGCGCAGCTCCGGCACGCGGTCGAGCGCCTTGCGCAGGCCTTCCCGGGTGCGGGACATCCCGCAGTGGTCCCACATCAGCACGCCGAGCTCGCGGTGGAACGAGTCGACCGACCGCGTGCCCTTGATCGCCAGCAGCCGTTCGATCCGTTCGCGCACCTCGGTTTCCACCGGCGTGACGGCCTCCGGGAGAACGTCGTCGAGCCGGGTCGAGCCGAGGTAGTCGTTGACCGTGGCGGGCAGCACGAAGTAGCCGTCGGCGAGGCCCTGCATGAGCGCCGACGCGCCGAGCCGGTTGGCGCCGTGGTCGGAGAAGTTGGCTTCGCCGATCACGAACAGCCCGGGGATCGTGCTCTGCAGGTCGTAGTCCACCCAGAGTCCACCCATCGTGTAGTGGATGGCCGGGTAGATCCGCATCGGCACCGCGTACGGGTCTTCCGCCGTGATGCGCTGGTACATGTCGAAGAGGTTGCCGTAGCGGGCTTCGATGGCCGGGCGCCCGAGGCGCGTGATCGCGTCGGCGAAGTCGAGGTAGACGCCGAGGCCGCCGGGGCCGACGCCGAACCCGGCGTCGCAGACGTTCTTCGCCGCCCGCGAAGCGATGTCCCGCGGTACGAGGTTGCCGAAGCTCGGGTAGAGGCGTTCGAGGTAGTAGTCGCGCTCGTCCTCGGGGATCTCCGCCGGCGGCCGGGTGTCGCCCTTTTCCTTCGGCACCCAGATCCGGCCGTCGTTGCGCAGCGACTCGCTCATCAGCGTCAGCTTCGACTGGTGCTCACCCGAGCGCGGGATGCACGTCGGGTGGATCTGGGTGAAGCACGGGTTGGCGAAGTACGCCCCGCGCTTGTGCGCCCGCCAGATCGCGGTGGCGTTGGAGCCCTTCGCGTTGGTGGACAGGTAGAAGACGTTGCCGTAGCCGCCGGTCGCGAGGACGACGGCGTCCGCGAGGTGCGTTTCGATCTTCCCGGTGACGAGGTCGCGCGCGACGATGCCGCGGGCCCGGCCGTCGACGACGACCAGGTCGAGCATCTCGGTCCGCGCGTGCAGCTCGACGTTCCCGGCGTCGATCTGCCGCGACAGCGCCTGGTACGCGCCGATCAGCAGCTGCTGCCCGGTCTGGCCGCGCGCATAGAACGTGCGCTGCACCTGCACCCCGCCGAACGAGCGGGTGTCGAGCAGGCCGCCGTACTCGCGGGCGAACGGCACGCCCTGGGCCACGGCCTGGTCGATGATCTGCGCCGACACCTGCGCGAGCCGGTACACATTGGACTCCCGGGAGCGGAAGTCGCCGCCCTTGACCGTGTCGTGGAACAGCCGGTACACGGAGTCGCCGTCGTTGCGGTAGTTCTTCGCGGCGTTGATGCCGCCCTGCGCCGCGACCGAGTGCGCCCGCCGCGGCGAGTCCTGGAAGCAGAACTGCACGACGTGGTAGCCCTGTTCGGCGAGCGTCGCACCGGCCGAGCCGCCGGCCAGTCCGGTGCCCACCACGATCACGCGGTGCTTGCGCCGGTTCGCCGGGTTCACCAGCTTCGCCGCGAACTTCCGTTCGTCCCAGCGCTTTTCCAGCGGCACGGCGGGTGCCTTGGTGTCG encodes the following:
- a CDS encoding LysR family transcriptional regulator; its protein translation is MELRQLRYFVAVATELNFGRAAERLHIAGPSLSQQIKALERDLGVRLFDRDRRSVSLTACGEALLPRIRALLDQADDLRRSAAGFAATEPVRLGYVNWRPADLLDRVAGVAQLHVDTWVLPSHAQLRRVADGSIDLAISWARAADLAEHDLEGVLIGADRLHAIGTGTAPVTAADTVVLVDADTASWASWNVFAEEFAGATGAKVVRTHDGGITGPAFFDHVRKLGRPVLNSPKGQTAPVPPDLARRPVVDPAPFWTWSLVSRRDESSAAVRGAIAALTRDVGSLGLDTGNVWLPADDPHTVAG
- a CDS encoding glycoside hydrolase family 9 protein is translated as MTAVLAAATLGLTAGAVPASAADYERLLNGTFESGTADPWWAGSGTTARVTGGEFCTAVTGGTANGYDALSGQNGVPFEAGQQYTLNFDAHATTTQQISAVAGEAVSPYRQISREDLTVTPAKQHFTVTFTSTLDFPAAGNGQLAFWFGGQATGNTVCLDNISLVGGVVPPGGLPPTSGVRVNQESYVPGLPKRATVISDATTPLTWTLKNSAGTAVATGQTRPRGADAASGEKVHEIDFSAYETEGTGYTLTVGAETSFPFAIAANGLKQLRYDSLAFFYHQRSGIPIEAQYVGAGYARPAGHVNVAPNQGDDRVPCRSDLNCGYTLDVRGGWYDAGDHGKYVVNGGIAAWELLDEYERALRVGDASALGDGKLAIPERANGVPDILDEARWEVDFLLEMQVPDGAPDAGMVHHKIHDAQWTSLPTRPDQDSQPRRLSPPSTAATLNMAAVAAQASRLWRTVDPAYSAKLLAAAEKAYAAAKANPNKLADPNDGTGGGTYSDSTVTDEFYWAAAELFATTGKSAYRGDVTGSALYRGASFTTHGFDWASTGALGDITLALVPTDLPAADVSAIKTAITTTADSHLAQLSGMGYPAPYRTADGTYEWGSNGLVANNGVVLALAYDFTKQDKYRDGAFAALDYLLGRNPANYSYVSGHGDQPVRNVHHRFWAHELDASLPTAPPGALSGGPNSGLQDPTAARLLAGCPPQRCFVDDIQAYSVNEVAINWNSALAWLTNWTAEKSPSGADTTAPSAPGTPAVSAVSATGATVTWPAAADPESGVAGYDVVGVTGSSRKVLATVAGTSATLTGLTPSTAYTLVVVARNGAGANSADSPSARFTTLAAGGCAVTYAANTWNGGFTATVTLTNTGTTAWPSWTLKFPFSGNQKVTQGWSATWSQSGADVSATSLPWNGSVAPGRSVAIGFNGSYSGSNANPRAFTVNGVACG
- a CDS encoding GH12 family glycosyl hydrolase domain-containing protein, whose product is MKLKHALSAVLLTAAGLVAPLAGAPAAHADTLICDQYGSTTIGGRYVVMNNRWGSSATQCINVTGSGFRIQTQQGYTSGGAPLSYPAVYAGCHYGNCSPGTNLPRQLSRIGSAPSSISYTYAGGTFDASYDIWMDPTAKTNGVNQMELMIWFNRTGNVQPVGGKVGTTSIGGRGWDVWQGNNGGNDVVSYVAQSTISSWSFNVLDFVNDVDARTRVDRSWYLTSIQAGFEPWSGGVGLAVNSFSASVN
- a CDS encoding endo-1,4-beta-xylanase: MSILDCEFSMVTPENEMKTAATQPSQAQFGFADADRIAGHYRGEIHAWDVVHEAFADGGSGGRRDSNLQRTGDDGIEVAFRTARAADASAKLCSNDHNIEDWPAAKTQGAYRMVQDFKSRGIPIDRVGFQPHFGSGGPPGSFQTTLTNFAALGVDVRLTELDIAQACWTPATRRGHVAAGQCTEFGFQATGSGTPMVAGCG
- a CDS encoding TetR family transcriptional regulator yields the protein MSASPDLEPGARRRILDAAAEAFMAHGFANATIDDIAREVGATKGLVYYHFRSKFDIFLAVYEEAMGRVRDRVGHHAEGDGTGRERLVAMAVAHAVNLMEDLAYHHVVHQAVRGQVATALKPRQRDTLQELNGLRGAYEQLFRGVVADGIADGSLREVDAALATRTLLSNLNAIDTWYHRIPGQDPAELRELAGRIVDLLIGGLAGS
- a CDS encoding MFS transporter — encoded protein: MTNARDLLHELATKKAVTRLLPVLGIAYFMSYVDRTNVALAKTALAADVGISAAAYGLGAGLFFVSYALLEVPSNLVLYRVGARAWITRIAVSWGAVSAAMVFVANDVSFYVLRLLLGAAEAGLFPAMMFMVTQWFSQKHRVTIVGLIYTAPCIAVVIGSPVGGALMELHGVAGLRGWQWMFLVEGLVTMVIGAVVWIALPSRPSDAKWLTADEAAVLTERAAGHAKASPTKLRGSLRLAFGRPTVLLLGAIYLINQSIGGGIGFNFPAYIQSLGLDSPFLIGLVAGSGGISALAGVLFFPWFKRRHGHEVALIGVCAGAVLLVLLGFLLSRNPVWSVSLLFISNFFAFGTLPLFWSVAMARLSGLVAAAGLAFINTLGITGGFIGPYVYGLIESSTDSLVAPYYVFAAAAVVALALVPLLAAAIRRDAARDLAPVPSAEQPVR
- a CDS encoding SGNH/GDSL hydrolase family protein → MRIALVVALLAGLMVAPAATAGPLRYVALGDSSAAGPGIPVQIDATCLRSDHDWPHVLAARLGAALTDVTCSGATTADLTGRQAGVVAPQFAALRRDTALVTLAIGANDIALGSAFVTCASPDAPVSPSCEEQYATVFPARIAATAPKIAAALEEIHRRSPAARVVVTGYLTYWRPGGCYPADPFTAADAGFIQATFDRLMTMLADQSRRHGASYVDIREPSARHGLCAGPAGRWLEGAVPASPAYPYHPNAAGMAAAAGIIGARLGSPSGTRG
- a CDS encoding succinate dehydrogenase/fumarate reductase iron-sulfur subunit, with the translated sequence MKLTVRIWRQTGPATEGRLVPYPVDGVSPDMSFLELLDVLNQELIAAGEEPVAFDHDCREGICGSCGVVINGQAHGPERTTACQLHLRSFSDGEVVDVEPWRAKGFPIIKDLVVDRSALDRIVQAGGYVSAPTGSAPDAHATPVPKPDADLAFDNATCIGCGACVAACPNGSATLFTAAKVTHLSLLPQGQPERGQRVLDMVDAMDAEGFGGCTNTGECVASCPKGIPFASISALNREFRKASRAGRR
- a CDS encoding fumarate reductase/succinate dehydrogenase flavoprotein subunit, giving the protein MADYLTGDPIADTKAPAVPLEKRWDERKFAAKLVNPANRRKHRVIVVGTGLAGGSAGATLAEQGYHVVQFCFQDSPRRAHSVAAQGGINAAKNYRNDGDSVYRLFHDTVKGGDFRSRESNVYRLAQVSAQIIDQAVAQGVPFAREYGGLLDTRSFGGVQVQRTFYARGQTGQQLLIGAYQALSRQIDAGNVELHARTEMLDLVVVDGRARGIVARDLVTGKIETHLADAVVLATGGYGNVFYLSTNAKGSNATAIWRAHKRGAYFANPCFTQIHPTCIPRSGEHQSKLTLMSESLRNDGRIWVPKEKGDTRPPAEIPEDERDYYLERLYPSFGNLVPRDIASRAAKNVCDAGFGVGPGGLGVYLDFADAITRLGRPAIEARYGNLFDMYQRITAEDPYAVPMRIYPAIHYTMGGLWVDYDLQSTIPGLFVIGEANFSDHGANRLGASALMQGLADGYFVLPATVNDYLGSTRLDDVLPEAVTPVETEVRERIERLLAIKGTRSVDSFHRELGVLMWDHCGMSRTREGLRKALDRVPELRAEFWRDVRIPGRGAELNQELEKANRVADFLELAELLLVDALAREESCGGHFREEHQTPDGEAERDDENFAYVAAWEYGEKPVLHREELVFDHVHPTQRSYT